Proteins encoded together in one Ammospiza caudacuta isolate bAmmCau1 chromosome 27, bAmmCau1.pri, whole genome shotgun sequence window:
- the MAP3K14 gene encoding mitogen-activated protein kinase kinase kinase 14 has product MAVMGIACQGSPDPAVKHKKELTAAEGLKETVSEKQSSVCKVEDSKKAIFDSQWKILNDVITRGTAKEETEGGCASISIIAQAECENSQEFSPTLSERSFIAHSKRYSSRSDSLDHIPNNVAHATEGRMAPTWRGRHRGRARKKRHKKRSKLKGQPVAAGRRSPRTPEQESCTPIPVQEDESHQSTLYRNSFWVPEFNKDLGYDPLPFEKPAHAPLSMGKLHSPRSQYKTELHKLISPIQCLNHVWKQRDTVPQPETLHPFPYNILPPHFPHVDNPLRAMKQNALDKYFHGDLNYQDSHLSGLNLEYNFTKCINQSVQTSADKLSVEEYLVDALKGSVSFGEPQNLASLAKTWRGGGLELKEQFHEASENEGVLLNEKLKPVDYEYREEVHWTKCHGSLGIGSFGEVYKIEDKQTGFQCAAKKVQLEHFRAEELTTCAAVSSPSVVPLYGAVKEGPWVTIFMKLMEGGSLGQLIKQSGCLPEDRALSYLGQVLEGLEYLHAQNILHGDVKAENVLLSADGSRALLCDFGHSAHLHPDGLGKCLVTGNYVPGTETHMAPEVVMGKRCDSKVDVWSSCCMMLHMLNGCHPWTQYYNHPLCLKIAKEPPPVREIPPSCNPLTAEIIKLGLEKEPLHRASASELKTKTSVALEEVGGVRSPWKGEYREPRHFSLNKENSAQTSLSPTVSPVSEIASDPKLSVKVSCGSSVLPPPSLEQTEEAEGPHWNEDKEIPKTCDPPPLSSTPLPLKSCSHVERATNISEQELQQLEIELFLNSLSQPYSLEEQEQMLSCLSIDSPFVSDASEKNSMKASQSLRDTMSSGIHSWNSQAEGQSCSWNNLLSRSRHTDTPSCFNGVKIQIQLLTGENLHIRDFHRTKVGDIATGISSQIPVPAFSLVTKEGQPVHYNMEVPDSGIELQCTPAPDCSVGWAWRVKHGQLENRP; this is encoded by the exons ATGGCCGTGATGGGAATTGCATGCCAGGGATCTCCTGATCCAGCAGTCAAACACAAAAAGGAGCTCACAGCTGCTGAGGGGCTGAAGGAGACAGTGAGtgaaaagcagagcagtgtTTGCAAAGTAGAAGATTCAAAGAAGGCCATCTTTGACAGTCAGTGGAAAATCCTGAATGATGTAATCACCAGAGGAAcagcaaaagaagaaacagaaggagGCTGTGCATCAATTTCTATTATTGCCCAAGCAGAAT gTGAAAACAGTCAGGAGTTCAGCCCCACTTTATCAGAGAGATCCTTTATTGCCCACAGTAAACGTTACAG CAGCCGCTCGGACAGCCTCGATCACATCCCCAACAATGTGGCCCACGCCACGGAGGGCAGGATGGCTCCCACCTGGAGAGGGAGGCACCGGGGCAGGGCCAGGAAGAAAAGGCACAAGAAAAGATCCAAGCTGAAAGGACAAcctgtggctgctggcaggaggagTCCAAGAACTCCAGAACAGGAGAGCTGCACCCCAATTCCTGTCCAG gAGGATGAATCCCACCAAAGCACTCTTTACAGAAACAGTTTTTGGGTTCCTGAATTTAACAAGGACTTGGGCTATGATCCACTGCCTTTTGAGAAGCCTGCCCACGCCCCTTTGTCCATGGGCAAACTGCATTCCCCAAGGAGCCAGTACAAAACTGAACTGCACAAGCTGATAAGCCCTATTCAGTGCCTTAATCATGTTTGGAAACAGAGGGACACTGTTCCCCAGCCTGAGACTCTTCATCCTTTCCCCTACAACATCCttcccccccatttcccacatGTGGACAATCCCCTCCGTGCCATGAAGCAGAATGCTCTGGACAAATACTTCCATGGTGACCTCAACTATCAAGACAGTCACTTATCTGGCCTAAACTTAGAATATAATTTCACCAAATGCATCAACCAGTCTGTGCAGACAAGTGCTGACAAACTTTCTGTGGAAGAATATTTGGTAGATGCCTTGAAGGGGAGTGTGAGTTTTGGAGAACCACAAAATTTAGCCAGCCTGGCCAAGACGTGGAGAGGAGGTGGGCTGGAGCTGAAGGAACAATTCCATGAAGCAAGTGAAAATGAAGGAGTGCTGCTGAATGAG AAGCTGAAGCCGGTGGATTACGAGTACCGAGAAGAAGTTCACTGGACCAAGTGCCATGGTTCCTTGGGCATTGGCTCTTTTGGGGAGGTCTACAAGATAGAGGACAAGCAGACAGGATTCCAGTGTGCTGCCAAGAAG gTGCAGCTGGAACATTTCCGTGCCGAGGAGCTGACGACGTGTGCGGccgtgagcagccccagtgtGGTGCCCCTGTATGGGGCTGTCAAGGAGGGTCCCTGGGTCACCATCTTCATGAAGCTCATGGAGG GTGGCTCATTAGGGCAGCTCATTAAACAGAGTGGCTGCCTGCCAGAGGACAGAGCCCTCAGCTACCTGGGCCAGGTCTTAGAGGGTCTGGAGTATCTTCATGCTCAAAACATTCTCCATGGAGATGTCAAAG CTGAGAACGTGCTGCTGTCAGCTGATGGGAGCAGGGCCCTCCTGTGTGACTTTGGCCACTCTGCTCACCTGCACCCAGATGGGCTGGGAAAGTGCTTGGTCACAG GGAACTACGTGCCTGGCACAGAGACCCACATGGCCCCCGAGGTGGTGATGGGGAAGCGCTGTGACTCCAAGGTGGAcgtgtggagcagctgctgcatgaTGCTGCACATGCTCAATGGCTGCCACCCCTGGACCCAGTACTACAACCACCCTCTGTGCCTGAAG ATCGCTAAAGAGCCGCCTCCTGTGAGGGAAATTCCACCTTCCTGCAACCCTCTCACTGCTGAGATTATAaagctggggctggagaaggaGCCTCTGCACAGGGCATCTGCATCAGAgctcaaaaccaaaaccagcgTGGCACTTGAGGAAG tggGAGGTGTGAGAAGCCCCTGGAAAGGTGAATACAGAGAGCCCAGACATTTCTCTTTGAACAAAGAAAACAGCGCACAAACATCCCTGTCCCCCACAGTGAGCCCAGTTTCTGAGATTGCTTCTGACCCAAAACTGTCAGTCAAAGTTTCCTGTGGCAGCTCAGTCCTCCCACCTCCATCTCTGGAGCAAacagaggaggctgagggacCCCACTGGAATGAGGACAAGGAGATACCTAAGACCTGTGATCCCCCACCCCTCTCCTCAACTCCTCTGCCCctgaagagctgcagccacGTGGAAAGAGCCACAAACATTTCAGAGCAAGAACTTCAGCAGCTGGAAATTG AACTCTTTCTGAACAGCCTTTCCCAGCCTTACTCTCTGGAAGAGCAGGAGCAAATGCTTTCCTGCCTCAGCATTGACAGCCCCTTTGTGTCAGATGCCAGTGAGAAG AACTCCATGAAGGCTTCTCAGAGCTTGAGGGACACCATGAGCTCTGGGATCCATTCCTGGAACAGCcaggcagaggggcagagctgcagctggaacaaCCTGCTGAGCCGCAGCCGGCACACGGACACCCCCAGCTGCTTCAACG GAGTGAAAATCCAGATCCAGTTGCTAACTGGAGAAAATTTGCACATCAGAGATTTCCACAGGACAAAGGTGGGAGACATTGCCACGGGGATCAGCAGCCAG